A genomic region of Methanofollis fontis contains the following coding sequences:
- a CDS encoding adenylate kinase family protein encodes MMTCITGTPGTGKSTVATELERRGHRVVRAGETVGAYLLGDDPERETHVVDAEAWAAAFTPVDGIVEGHLAHLLGCDRVVVLRCRPDLLTERLARRGYGQEKIRENAEAEALDVILIETLERHTDEAVLEVDVTDMSVSGIADQIEGFVAGRVPPASGLVDWSFWLLEGA; translated from the coding sequence ATGATGACCTGCATCACCGGCACGCCCGGTACCGGAAAGAGCACGGTGGCCACCGAACTGGAGCGGCGCGGCCATCGGGTCGTGCGGGCAGGGGAGACGGTCGGCGCCTATCTCCTGGGGGACGACCCTGAACGTGAGACCCATGTCGTGGACGCCGAAGCCTGGGCGGCGGCGTTCACCCCTGTGGATGGTATCGTCGAGGGGCACCTCGCCCATCTGCTCGGGTGCGACCGTGTCGTCGTGCTCAGGTGCCGGCCCGACCTGCTGACAGAACGCCTCGCCCGCCGGGGGTATGGACAGGAGAAGATCAGGGAGAACGCCGAGGCCGAGGCCCTGGACGTGATCCTGATCGAGACGCTGGAGAGGCACACTGATGAGGCGGTGCTGGAGGTCGATGTCACCGATATGAGTGTATCCGGGATCGCCGATCAGATTGAGGGATTCGTGGCAGGGAGGGTACCGCCCGCCTCCGGGCTGGTGGACTGGTCATTCTGGCTGCTGGAGGGGGCATGA